A region of the Lysobacter sp. K5869 genome:
AGCAGGATCTCGACCGCTGCCGCGTGCTCGTCGGCGGCCATCCCTATCCGGCCAGTTCGACGCTGGGCTTGGTCGCATTGGCGCGGCTCGTGTCCCGCGCCGAGCAGCCGCCGGACTTCGCCGCGCTGCTCGCCCGCCACGGCGGCACCTTGCGCGAACGCGCCACCGGCAAACGCGACGATCCGCAGGCGCTGCGCGTGTTGGCCTACCTGCAGCAAAGCGCCGGCGACGCGGCCGGGCTGGCGCAGACCGACGAACTGGGCTGGAAACGCTACCGCGACGAACGCTTCGCGCTCAGCCGCGTGCAGCACGCCGAGCCCGGTCCGGGCGTCGCGCCCGACCCGGCGTATCGCGCCATGCTCGCGCAGGCCGCGCAGGATTTTCCGCACGCGCCGCTGTATCCGATGCTGGAGGCGGTCTATCGCGCCGGCGGCGGCGACCCGCCGGCCGCCGACGTCGCGCGCGTGCTGCAAGCCGAAACCCGCACGCTGGACTTGAGCGTGCGCAACGGCGACCTGCGCTCGCATTCCCAGCTCAAAGCGCTGTACCGGCGGCTGGCGAAGGCGCTGGAAAAGGAAAGCGCCGCCGGCCGCTGAGCGCGGCGCGCAAAAGAAAACGGCCCGGGTCGCCCCGGGCCGTTTCGTTTTGGTAGCGCTTCGCGGCTTAAGCCGCGAACAGGCCGCGCATCTTCTTCAGCGCGTTGGCTTCGATCTGGCGGATGCGCTCGGCGCTGACGCCGTACTCGTCGGCCAGTTCCTGCAGCGTGACCTTGCTGTCGGCGTCGAGCCAACGGCGCTTGATGATGTCGCGCGAACGCGCATCCAAGCCGGCCATGCCCTCGCGCAGCAGCGCGAGCTGGTTGTCTTCCTCGTCCTCACGCTCGTAGCTCTGCGAGGGGTCTTCCTCGGCGGCGCGCAGGTAGGCGGCCGGCGACGGCGGCGCGTGGTCGTCGTCTTCGTCGCTGGGCGCGTCGAAACCGATGTCGCGGCCGGACAGGCGCGATTCCATTTCCAGCACTTCGCGTTCGGAGACGTTGAGGTCCTGAGCGACCTGACGCACTTCCTCGGCGTTCATCCAGCCCAGGCGGGTCTTGGACTTGCGCAGGTTGAAGAACAGCTTGCGCTGCGCCTTGGTCGTGGCGACCTTGACGATGCGCCAGTTCTTGAGGATGAACTCGTGCATCTCGGCGCGGATCCAGTGCACCGCGAAGGAGACCAGGCGCACGCCCTGTTCGGGGTCGAAGCGCTTGACCGCCTTCATCAGGCCGATGTTGCCTTCCTGGATGAGGTCGCCGATCTGCAGGCCGTAGCCGTTGTAGCCGCGGGCCACGTGGACCACGAAGCGCAGATGGGAATGGATGAGTTCGCGGGCCGCGTCGAGGTCTTCCTCGTCGCGGAACCGGCGGGCCAACGCCTGCTCGTCTTCGACGGTCAGCACCGGGATTTGGTGCACCGCGCCGATATATGCATCCAGCGAACCGAGCGCGCTGGGCACAGGCAGGTTGTTGGTGATAAGAGCGGAGGATTGGGCGATAGAGGTCATGGCAGCGATCTTAGCAGTCGGCCTATAGGACTGCTAAAGGCGGGGGAAGTTCCGCAGTGTTGCGCAATTGGAACGGCGGGGAGGCCTGCGGATGGCGCGCGTTCAGGCGCCGGGGAGTGTGTGCGGGGGCCCGTAAGCGGGAGGTCGAGATGTCGAGTTGCAGTAACGGTGGCAGCAACTGCAATAACGATGTCAGCGGCTGCTAACTATGTCAGCACGCTCCTGACCGCCAAAGAAATACGATAAATATCAATTACTTAGAAATTCACCTTAGGTTTTGATTGCCCAAAAGGAGGGCAGCAGCGGCCATTTGATCTCCAGCGGCGCGCAGCTATGTAACCGCCGGAGGATGATCCATAAAAATCAAATACTTACACAAATAGCGCACCTTAACGGGAGCCGGGGGAGCACCCTACTCCGAACTTGATCGCCGACGAGGGCGGGCCAGTACCCGGTAGAAATCTGCTTTCAGGCCCCAAACGCCGCTGAGCCATTACCAACCAGCTTAGGGCAGGCCATCGGCGCCCGGCACCGACCTGAATCGGCGTCCTTCCACGTTGGCTCCTAAAACTAGTAGGCTGAAAACGGAATTCTCTGCTGCACTGGCAAAGTTGCGGGTCCTGAGAAGGAAATTCAGGGGAATGGAATCATGGGGAAAGTGATTTATGTAACCGGAGCACCTGCGACCGGTAAGTCGACCTTGTGCCGCACTCTAAGTGCCGATCCAGCTATCCACTCGTTCTGCTACAGCGAACGATTACGAGACCACGTCAATCGTCAGGCGGGCATCGCTCTGGATGAGGCCGACATTCGTAGGCAATCAGCCCAGGTTGTTACATCGAAACACGTCGATGAAGTCGACGACTTGTTACAGGCCGAAGCCGAATCCTGCCGCAAGTCCGGCGGAAACCTGCTGATCGACAGCCATCCTGTGACCAAAGAGAACTACGGATTCCGCGTCACGCCCTTCAAGCTTCAGCGATTGCTTGATCTCAAGATTGACTACTTCATCTGCCTGTACGCAGATCCCAAAGTGATGGCGCAACGCATAGAGCTTGACGCCCAGGGACGCCCCCTCCCAAGCGATTTCGAATTGGCCGTACACGTCAACTTACAGGCGTCAGTGGTGGCTACTTATTCAGTCCTCTCTGGCCGGCCATGCCACCTTGTGGATAGCAGCGTCGATCGCATGCAACTGGTGCAACGGGTAAGAGCTCTCGCCGGTCTGATCTAGAGATCCACGCATCGCAGGAGCCACACTATGGCACGTGAGATCAACCTGAAAGACGCGATCAATGCTGTATCCGACGTGGTTCAGAACCGTCCACGCCCGCTGCGCGAATTCGACCAGATCTACATGAAGACTGGCGACATGGTCATGCAGAGCGAACTGGTAGCTCGTTGGGCAAAGGACAAGCGACTTGCGTTTATCGGCGATGGCGATGCAATCAGTGTCTGCGTGGCATTGCTAAAAGCCAGGGAAATATTTGATGAAGGTCCATCTCACATCACCGTATTCGACTTCGACGAGCGAATCTGCGGCGCGATCACTCGCATAGCTGACCACGAGCAGATGACCAACTTAGAATCACGCTTGTACAACTGCGCCGATGCGTTCCCAGAAGACATGATCGGGCAGTTCGACTGCTTTTATACTAATCCACCATGGGGCGCGAGCAACGCAGGAGAGAGCGTTAAGGTCTTCATGGAACGAGGATTTGAAGCGACCGGCAACAGCGGCGAGGGCCTGGTCGTTATCGCGGACGATCATGAGCTTGAATGGCCACAGCATGTACTGGCTCAGGTCCAGAAATTCGCACTCGAAAGGGACCAGTTTGTTCAGAAGATGCATTCGAAGATGCATCTTTACCATTTGGACGACAACCCAAACCTGCGCTCATGCAATCTATTCTTTAAAGCTCTCCCGATGGAACGACCGTCCGTCGTGAGCAAGGGACTCGAGAAGGAGCGACTGGACAACTTCTATGGACAGGGCCAGCCGCTGACCATTAGATACGTGCGCGAACGAAAACGCGTGGACTATGGCAAGGCGCATGACGAGGAATACGCCATCGAACCCATGGAGGTATGAGATGAGCTCGATTATTCAACCCGGAGCACACGTGCTCTTCATGAAGGTCGGCATTCATGCGAAAGAGCCGTTGGAGAGCATCATCGAGAGAAAACTCAAGGAGATTGATGACACGGGCATGGCCTTTTGGGGCTACGGCGGGAATACATGTCACCCCACCAATATGGTTCAGCCGTTCGCCAAGCACGCCGTGGACAACGCTGCACCGATTCATCTGGTCATGCAAAAGATGGCGTCGAACCACTGGGCCGAAGGCAGAGCAGAGGAGTATTCGATTGACGGCCAGAAATGGGTCCCGGTGCCCGACATGATCGAAGTCCGCGGTTCGCGTTTCGCGCTCGTGATCAAGGATCTGAAGGAGGCCGATCTTTCCCTATCTTTGGCTCGTTCCAAAGTGGCTTGGGGCCCAAGCTTGGGCAAAGCTGGGAACACGTATATTTCCGGGCGCGTAGACAAGGCTTGCCTGCAACTTGGACAGGATGTGGACGTGCCGCTGGCTCCAGATGAGTACTCCACGCCAATCGGTCTAGTCGCCACGCTAAGAGAGCCTTACGCGGTTTTTCTCCGTAATAAGTAAACTAGGCAGCCAGCAAGTCCCCGGAAGCTGCACGCAGCTCTTCGATATGGCTGTCCAAACCCGCAAGCCATGACGCCTCACCGACTTCCGGTGAAGCACAACTGAAGCAGATGCGCATCGCGAGGTCCACTTCGCGTTCCGCGCATATGGCCGCCCTAACTTCGACCGCCCCCTGGGAGTTCACCAAATGGCGCACCGCTTGTTCGAAGCATATAAAGCGTGCGGACAAGTTTTGCGCGCTAATTCCTGCGGGCGAAACGATAGAAGCCAAAGCCATAATGGCTTTTCGATCCCCCGTTAAAACATGGTGGAGATCGCGGGTCACCAGCATAGAGACAAGCTGACATTCACCCACGTGCATCGGTATCGCCAGTTGCTGCGCCTGAAACTCTAGCTGCGCAGCCAGCGCCGCCTCCTGTTCCGTCGGCTCAAGGATCTCAAGCAGCGCAAGCGCCGCTTCAAGCTCTTCTTTCGCGGCGCTAAAGCGACTGGGCGGTCTCTTCTGGAGCGCCTTGCGTAGGACGTACTTCGCCGACCCCAGAATTCCGCATTGGTGTGGCGCATTGGGTATCGAAGCTAGCAGCTCGTTGAGGAAGCCATACGAGACCCCCTTAAGGATTATGTCGTTGTCGACCGCCGCGTTAGCCATGCGCGCCTCCCATCACAGCACGCAAGAAGCTCTGCGATTCATCCTGCAGCTCCCTCCAGACCAACTGCCTAGTGGCGAGCTGATTGACCACACGCCAGACGTCGATCGCCCGATCATAGATATGGGTGAGGGAAGACATAGCTGTTGGCCAAGCGCCGGTCGAATGACCGAAGGCCATAGCAACGGTACCCGGCTCGATATGCTCTATTGAACCGACGCGCATCGCTTCTCTTGCAAGTTGCCGCGCTCCTCGCCCCTCCCCCTGGACAACTAACTCAGGCCTGGGTCGCCCAGTCAACAATTCCAGCGCGAATGCGTCAGCTTCCACTTCCTCAGCATCTTTTTCAGCCACCGCATCCTGTAGCAGTTCCATATCCACTATGGCCGTACCTGCAGCGAGGTGCCCGAGCAGGATGTGACCAAGCTCATGAGCGAGATAAAAGGCTACAGGGGCGGGGTACACCGCATCTCGCGCCAGCATGATCGCGTAACGATCACCGACGCGGATGCTCATCGCACTCATGCGTTTGGCGCTCAGCGGATAGACACGTAGATGGATGACGGGTATGCCGAATGCCCAAGCAAACGATAACAGTTCTCGAAGTCCGACGTGTGGACCGTTAGCAAGCAGGGCGGCCCGCAACTCTGCTGCCGACATCGCTTGCAGACCCTGATTCGGCGGCACCGCCTCTAGAAGCATTCGTGATAATGCGGTGCCGAAAGAAGCGATCGCTGATCGTTCTCCCTTTCCGTTCCCTGTAAACCCCTTGAATCGAGCGGTATCCTCCCAGATGAATCGCGGTTCATCCTCGCCATTTAAGAGCGATCGCGGATCCAACCCAAGCTTACGCGCTAGCGAAAAGCGTAGCTCGGCGTTGGCAGAGGCGGAGGATTCGGCGTCCTTGCTCCACCATTCCGGCCAAGCCGCGGCCACGGCATCAGGACTGAGGCCAGTCCGTCGAATCAACCGTGCTTTGAATTCGGCTGCACTTTCCACCGTCGCGACTCCTCCCTCGTCCCTATAGCTTGGGCGCCACCTTGTACTGTCCTACAGAACGAATCAGCTCCAGGAGCAAACGCCCTTGTTCTTCAGAGCCGTCCCATGCCTGCTGAACGGCCTTCTTCAGATCTTCAGCAGATAGAGTCAGGATCGAGCCGCCCTCAGAAATGCCAAAAAAGTTGCAAAGGGCGACGGCGTTCCTACTGCGATTCTTGACGCCTTCTATTCGCATACGGCGCACTGCGTAATACTGGACCCCAGCTCGTTCGGCCAACTCTCGATGCGACAGCGGGCTGCTATTTAGCGCCGCCTGGAGTTGGTCAGCAAGCAGCCAAGTTCTTTGCATATTTTGCATATTTACACTATACTTCGCCCTGATCAAACTCGCCAGAGCGCCATGGGACACACCTTCCCCTCTCCCAATGTGAGCGCCGCTGTCGCGGCCGCCCCTGGAATCCCGCCTATTTTTTGCTGGACGAAAATGGGGGCTGAGGCAGGTCAAGCATTGGCCGACATCATCCGCCGCAAGGACTTGGAACGTGAATGCGGAGAGGGAGTGTTCGGATGGGGAATTGGCAATTCCGTTGGCCCTGCCATCAAACATGCAAAATTCGCTGAGCAAGTCCCCACCCTGGAGGCTCTGTTCACCCCCATGAAGGCGACTCCGAAGCTGATCGATTCGGCGCCTGTGTCGATCATGATGTGGCTTGGGTACTTCGGCGACGATGGCCATATCGAGGCACTGCCCGAGCACATGCTAATCACCAGCCGCGGGCACTCAGGGGCTGGCGAGGAGAAGCGTGGCCACTACGCGCTGATCTGCCGCTCGTCGGAGCCACTGACCGGGCAGCCGAGCCACCAGGCTATCGATCATCGGGCGGTGCGCAATTTGGTGAGCTCCAACCCGGTAGGCGCCTCGCAAGTCACCTCGGTCGTACGCTACCGCTCGTCAGATTCGCGCGATGCAGCCTACCCGGTTCTGTTCCGCGCGGAGCTGATCGATCAAGCATTCGTTCGGCTAGCAATTCCCGTCGTCCTAACTGGCAAGTTCCTTGATCTGTATCGAACGGTATGCGCATCTCGTAAACCACGAGAATGGAAAACCGGCATTAGGGCACTAAAGGCTGCTACAGAGTCTCGGTGGCCACGCACTGAGCAGAAACCGCTATTCGTCTGACACTCCCAGGAAGGCGTGGCATGCTGGTTTACAGCATCCACTACATTCGCCAATCCATCTGTGACGTTGACGAGGGCTTTCACTGTGACGTTCTCGTGGACTCGCTTGGCAAACGTACCAACCTTCATCTTCTCTCAAACAGTCGGTGCCGTTATCGCGATCATTGTGATCCGTTGGGTTTTGGCAGAGCCGGCATCCCCGCAGACTAAGTGACGCTGCCTTAGCAATCCTGCTGATTGACGTACATCAACCTTTAGCGCTAGCGGCGATAATGATCGCCGCTAGCGGCAACGTGATGTCGATACGAGTAGACCCACGACTCACTCGCCCTAGCGGCGTGTTTTATGCACCGTGCATAATGCGACCAAGATGTGCAAAGTTCGTTTCAACAAGCTGCGGCCAAGTGTCTACAAAAAATCCTTACGTCTCGGCAGCGAGGATGATGGTCCAGTTGCCTCGTCAACATGCGGCTTAGCTCGATCGCCGCACGATTCGACGGTATGTTCTATACAGCGCTCATAAAAGAGAAGCGATGCGGCATCACGCGCGTTTAGCCGGCAGTCCGCGATGCCAGCTCTTCGTCGATGAGGACCTGAAGTCGCGGATCGGTGAGATCGGGCTGCCCAACAACCACTGCTCCGTTTAGCGAAACCGGCCTTTGAGGCATGGACCGCAGGCGATTCCCGACATTGGCGCCACCAAGAACGTCAGCGAAGTAGCGATCGTATGCCGCACTGATCGCGTCCAGGGCGACCTGCTGGTCAAGCGGGCGGTGAGGTTCTGACATAAGCCCACTATAGCTGCTTTGGCCCACCTGGAGCGCCGTCGTGATCTCTTCTTGACCTGCCTAAATCAGCTGCTGGAACCACTAACGCGGCCACGATGATGATCACGACCTCCCGAATGCGATGCGCCAACGTGAACCATGCTGACTCGTCAACATGTGGCGTCGCTCAATGTTCGCGCGGTCCGGCGACATGTTTTATGCAACGTGCAAAGTAAGATGTTGCGGCGTCCAGCTTTCTCCGATCCCTGCGAACAGGATGTGCGAACCTCGGACTACTAAACGACTGACGACTCTCTACAAAAACCGGCGCGATTCACGCCCATAAGCAGCGTTACAAGAAAGGGCCTCATACTTGAGGCCCTTTCTTATTGACGGAGCGTAACTTCAAGGCGGCTTACCTTGGAGCTCATGTCTTCATGTGGCTCATCAGAAGTCCTCGTTAGCGCATTTCGATCTGCTATTAATCATCTCAATCAGCTCACCCTTCTTCTCGGAGATGGTTTTGACATCCGAACAAACTTCGCCCGAAGGGATATCTAGCCCGCTGTTCGTCTTGAATTTTCCTAAGTCATCAACGCAACGACGAAGCAATCGCTCAGGATTGAGGTTGATAAGGTACGGGGCCACTGCCTTTCCCTTCTCCGAGATATGGCAAGTGAAATCCTCAGAAATTTCGCCGTCGAGCTGATAACGAACGAGTTGAGCAAGGGCTTCGAGCGAGGCCTTGGAGTTCCTGGCAGCCAACAATGCGAGCCCAAGCGATGCCTTGTTTGGTCCAGAGCAGGTAGCCGCGCTCTTTGAGCATCGATACATGGTGCTTGGGCTGACCGAAAGCGCAAGCGTCTCCAACACGGCCTGATCCGCCATTTTTATCTCGCGCACCTCCCTCGGCGCTGCAGGGCTTCCGCCTGGCCCTTGCTTATCGCCCTTGGCCGCCACAGCGAAGGGCATGGCCAGGAAAAATGCACACATCAAGGTTAAATTTTTCATGCGCTCATCGCCTCTGCATCATTAAGAGCAACACTATGAGTGGCCTCATATCGGGACCGCTGGGTGCAGGCTGAGGCTGCTCGACAGGCCCCACTTGAAGCGTCGAGTTAGGCTCAGCATCGATCAAAGCATTCAACAATCTAATGTCCGCGGCCGCCCCCGTGACACACCCCTCAGAACAGAAAGGGGCGTTCTTCGATGGCCCGAATGCATTGATGCAGCTGTGAGAGCGTATCAGTGTTCTCCCGTGTGTGTCCGTCCCTTCACAAGGAGCCAACGCGCGCCCGTTGGGTTTTGAGGTGTACTCAGTGGTCCAGCGCCAGCAGCCACTTGGGATCGGACCGCGCCTGCGAATGGTCTCGCAAGCGGGGTTGTTTTTGCAGTTCGTCCCCCCGCCGTTATTGCCAGACGCGACGGGAATATCGACAGCGGCGTTGCCGGGGTTGTCAGGCGTGCATTGCAAGCGGCCTTCGCCGCGAGCGAAAATCAATGTGCAGTTCGCCAGTCCGAGAGGATCCATGAACTCCAAAGGGGCGGCACTTGCGTAACCGTACGTACTGATACCGCCAGCCAACCCGATCGGGTCGCTTTGAATGTAACGCCCGGTAACGGCGTCATAGTCCCGATAATAGTTGTAGCTCAGTCCTGTTGCCGCATCGTACCGCTGCCCCGGGAAGCGCATATCGAATACGAACTCGGTGCCGTCCAGGTCGGGATCCTGATTCGGCGGGCTGCTGCCGAAGGCTTCGCTCTTGGCGCTCCAATTCCATACGGCAACGTTACGGACTGGGTCGATGAGCGCGCGGGGCGTGCCAAGATGGTCGGTCTGCACATACACCAGGGATTGCGTTGCGCCAGTGCCGACGAGTAGACCGGCGGGAGCGTTATCCAGCCAAACGACCTGCTGCTTGGCCGCGCCGGTGGCATCGTAATCGCCGATCCAGTTGCCGGTTTCGTCGTACAAGGTGTAGGTATCGACCGCTCCGGCTGCATTTGAGACAGAAACTCGTTCGCCGCGAGCGTTGTAGCGATAACTGGCTTTAACGATGCCGTTCTGCTTCGCTTCGCTCAGCCGGCCGTTGGCGTCATAGGCGAACTCACGCGCGACTCCGCCGATGCTAGCCGTATTGCCCACAGCATCGTAGCTTCGGGCAACGTTCGCGACCTTGTCGAGCCGACGGGTGCCTGAGACGTATTCGTAGACCTGCTGGCCTCCGCCATCGGTCAAGCTCAAGCGATTACCGGTCTTGTCGTAGGTGTACGTTTCTATCGGGCTGATTCCGTACAGAGTCTTCGTCAGCCGTCCCAGTTCGTCGTGGTCGTACTTCGCCAGGCTGGTGCTCAGCAGGCCGTTCTTGAGCTCCTGGATCTCGCCGACCTCATTGAAGATATACCCCAGGGATAGCCCACCGCTGGCACTGTCGAGAATCGTCTTGGGCCGATAATCGAGATCGTAGTCCCGCGAGATGTAGCGACCGTTGCCGTACGTCCAGCCGAGCGAAGGGCCGAACGGCTGGTAGATGACGTTGCCCAGAAGCTGAGTACGGACACCGCCTGCCGGGGTGACCCGGATGTCGGCGATGCGGCCAAACGCACCGCGGAAATATTCCGCCACCGCACCATCGGGATAGGTAACAACGCTGACCCGGCCCGCGCGGTCGTACGCGTAGCGCAGAGTGAAAGACTGCCCCCCCACGCGCTGTACCTTACGTACGACTTGGCCGAAACGGTCGTAGCAATACTGCAGCTCTGTACCGTTCGCGCGCATCGCCGTGACCCGGCCGAGTGCGAAAGTTTCGCCGGCGGCGCAGGCCGTGTTGACCGTATCGTAATCGTACTCTACGTCGGCTGGTCCACTGGTGGCGTAGAAGACCGCTTTTGGCCGGTTCAACGCATCGTAGGTATAACGGTGTGCGACGGCGTCGTTGCCGTCTTTCTTCGTCGCCATGAAGCCGGCGGCGTTGTACGTGTAGTCGGTGATTCCGGTGTCGGGGCTGGTGAGCCGAATACGATCGCCGAAGCCGTTATACGTGTAGACGGTGGTCAGGTTGTTGGGATCGACGACCTGGGTCACTTGGTCAAGCGCGTTGTACTTGAGCGTGGTCCTGACGTCCTCGATTGGGTCATTGGGCCGGAGCGTCACTTTCTGCAGGCTCTCGCTTAGCCGATCAAACGAGTCGTAGCTATGCAAGGCCTTACGACCCAAGGCATCGGTGACTTCCTTGGCATTGCCGCTTTTGTCGTACAGATAACTGGTGGGATTCTGGGCGGAGTCCTTTACCACCTCCAACTGGCCTAATGCGTTGAAGACCTGCGACATCGTCTGGGTCAAAAGACCGCTGCCGGAACGGACTTCCTGCTTCTTGATGTGGCCTGCGTTGTCTAAGGTGTAATCGATGTATTCGCCGGCGCTGGAAATACCATTCAGGCGAAGCGCCGTGTCGTAGTCGAACGTCACCATTTCGCTCGGCGTGGTCACGGTATGAACCAACCCACCGAGGAAATAGTCTACGGTGGTGATGCGATCATCCAGTTCGGTGCTGTCATCGGAACCACGCAGCTTGGTCTTGGTGCGCCATCCGCGCGGGCTGTAGGTGGAATCGATCACCACGCCGTTGGGGTCCAGCACTGAAATCGCGTGTCCGTCGGGGTCGTAACCTAGCACCTGCGTGACATGCCCCAGCGCATCGGTGGCTTTGCGCAAGTCGCCTTTGCGATAGGTGCACAGCTCAGGGGTGGCGACGCAAGTGGAATCGTCGCTGCCGTAATACTCGAAGGTGGTGACGTCGGCGATGTCC
Encoded here:
- a CDS encoding ImmA/IrrE family metallo-endopeptidase, translated to MESAAEFKARLIRRTGLSPDAVAAAWPEWWSKDAESSASANAELRFSLARKLGLDPRSLLNGEDEPRFIWEDTARFKGFTGNGKGERSAIASFGTALSRMLLEAVPPNQGLQAMSAAELRAALLANGPHVGLRELLSFAWAFGIPVIHLRVYPLSAKRMSAMSIRVGDRYAIMLARDAVYPAPVAFYLAHELGHILLGHLAAGTAIVDMELLQDAVAEKDAEEVEADAFALELLTGRPRPELVVQGEGRGARQLAREAMRVGSIEHIEPGTVAMAFGHSTGAWPTAMSSLTHIYDRAIDVWRVVNQLATRQLVWRELQDESQSFLRAVMGGAHG
- the rpoH gene encoding RNA polymerase sigma factor RpoH, translated to MTSIAQSSALITNNLPVPSALGSLDAYIGAVHQIPVLTVEDEQALARRFRDEEDLDAARELIHSHLRFVVHVARGYNGYGLQIGDLIQEGNIGLMKAVKRFDPEQGVRLVSFAVHWIRAEMHEFILKNWRIVKVATTKAQRKLFFNLRKSKTRLGWMNAEEVRQVAQDLNVSEREVLEMESRLSGRDIGFDAPSDEDDDHAPPSPAAYLRAAEEDPSQSYEREDEEDNQLALLREGMAGLDARSRDIIKRRWLDADSKVTLQELADEYGVSAERIRQIEANALKKMRGLFAA
- a CDS encoding RHS repeat-associated core domain-containing protein translates to MTETGVELTYGIPNEIGQVRDWNVFSAIYTGTYGLPNQQALIDAVKAKLDQKSIADGCTPSTTVAQDGTWGTWYTWSDGVASAELVRYRLSSIRKSSGQCQVYNDTDTFTRARPRCSAEHMTWVDGNVCVPTSQWLLRVDANPLYCDKCSLVGNPIDFSTGDKYQAETDLDLGWISFTRYYHSAGSAATSGFGEGWSHSHDTRLALSTDSPPSNIGLIQANGSNLPFHKFEGYYEAVDGSGDRIIASGSNWLLHRGDRTLTFNADGMLTEDRGDDGLALTYEYDVVKRLATIRHSTGRSLVLTYDGQSAVAPVHSLSVGGQVKAEYTYNSNGQVQTAVYVAGGKRTYHYEDIRFPTHLTGISDDFDRRFSTYGYDDQGRGVSSVHAGGVDSTTVVYSSTGGASITDALGHVTTYGLDGAGSTDKPRKAGGVEDNRGTIQRSYFSDSVDFRRRLSSVTDLRGIRTDYVYSEANDTITGALSRTLTMTEAVGTADQRISTATTDVASNRPLVSRVGNRETRIARNARLQPISVSVRDTETNEARTTSYSYCEAGDIAAANSTCPILGLLKSVDGPRTDIADVTTFEYYGSDDSTCVATPELCTYRKGDLRKATDALGHVTQVLGYDPDGHAISVLDPNGVVIDSTYSPRGWRTKTKLRGSDDSTELDDRITTVDYFLGGLVHTVTTPSEMVTFDYDTALRLNGISSAGEYIDYTLDNAGHIKKQEVRSGSGLLTQTMSQVFNALGQLEVVKDSAQNPTSYLYDKSGNAKEVTDALGRKALHSYDSFDRLSESLQKVTLRPNDPIEDVRTTLKYNALDQVTQVVDPNNLTTVYTYNGFGDRIRLTSPDTGITDYTYNAAGFMATKKDGNDAVAHRYTYDALNRPKAVFYATSGPADVEYDYDTVNTACAAGETFALGRVTAMRANGTELQYCYDRFGQVVRKVQRVGGQSFTLRYAYDRAGRVSVVTYPDGAVAEYFRGAFGRIADIRVTPAGGVRTQLLGNVIYQPFGPSLGWTYGNGRYISRDYDLDYRPKTILDSASGGLSLGYIFNEVGEIQELKNGLLSTSLAKYDHDELGRLTKTLYGISPIETYTYDKTGNRLSLTDGGGQQVYEYVSGTRRLDKVANVARSYDAVGNTASIGGVAREFAYDANGRLSEAKQNGIVKASYRYNARGERVSVSNAAGAVDTYTLYDETGNWIGDYDATGAAKQQVVWLDNAPAGLLVGTGATQSLVYVQTDHLGTPRALIDPVRNVAVWNWSAKSEAFGSSPPNQDPDLDGTEFVFDMRFPGQRYDAATGLSYNYYRDYDAVTGRYIQSDPIGLAGGISTYGYASAAPLEFMDPLGLANCTLIFARGEGRLQCTPDNPGNAAVDIPVASGNNGGGTNCKNNPACETIRRRGPIPSGCWRWTTEYTSKPNGRALAPCEGTDTHGRTLIRSHSCINAFGPSKNAPFCSEGCVTGAAADIRLLNALIDAEPNSTLQVGPVEQPQPAPSGPDMRPLIVLLLMMQRR
- a CDS encoding ATP-binding protein, whose product is MGKVIYVTGAPATGKSTLCRTLSADPAIHSFCYSERLRDHVNRQAGIALDEADIRRQSAQVVTSKHVDEVDDLLQAEAESCRKSGGNLLIDSHPVTKENYGFRVTPFKLQRLLDLKIDYFICLYADPKVMAQRIELDAQGRPLPSDFELAVHVNLQASVVATYSVLSGRPCHLVDSSVDRMQLVQRVRALAGLI
- a CDS encoding Imm57 family immunity protein — its product is MKNLTLMCAFFLAMPFAVAAKGDKQGPGGSPAAPREVREIKMADQAVLETLALSVSPSTMYRCSKSAATCSGPNKASLGLALLAARNSKASLEALAQLVRYQLDGEISEDFTCHISEKGKAVAPYLINLNPERLLRRCVDDLGKFKTNSGLDIPSGEVCSDVKTISEKKGELIEMINSRSKCANEDF
- a CDS encoding bis-aminopropyl spermidine synthase family protein; this encodes MAREINLKDAINAVSDVVQNRPRPLREFDQIYMKTGDMVMQSELVARWAKDKRLAFIGDGDAISVCVALLKAREIFDEGPSHITVFDFDERICGAITRIADHEQMTNLESRLYNCADAFPEDMIGQFDCFYTNPPWGASNAGESVKVFMERGFEATGNSGEGLVVIADDHELEWPQHVLAQVQKFALERDQFVQKMHSKMHLYHLDDNPNLRSCNLFFKALPMERPSVVSKGLEKERLDNFYGQGQPLTIRYVRERKRVDYGKAHDEEYAIEPMEV